A genomic region of Alistipes megaguti contains the following coding sequences:
- a CDS encoding fimbrillin family protein — MKFYPFCLLAFALAVSSCRTDENVLPVGQFPDDGRIHFTIGTAPLTRVTTGDDFKTVFDEGDEIGLFVVSRSVDAEKKLLPSGNYVDNRKLRFSAGQWTLEGEPIYYPDDMVLDFYAYYPYSKDVDPTAIVYDATQSVYDLMSARTPNVEASTTPVQLLFQHKLALVEVIIKDRGSSVTMQHVIPTATLDLSAPEQEEMTLGDEETRTDFVFPVHDYKRAIFRAYLPAQSIAEGELLQIGSGTQTPKYAVEAYQLTAGMAKRYTISTKIPDIDRMPNCYMVAPGGTVDIPVKKAYEVWRQESYLASAKPDLTGDLTAELLWMDTDGLVPSGGVTLLKNETDIEQSVVHVTTAAGKSGNATIIVKIGGTIRWTWHIWVTDYDPDNGGKTYEYDNNMDGTTDFVFMDRNLGALGTTPADPLTTGCYYQGARFNPFPGPADLDSESPEFRKLYSHGMTPQVNTSKTVVDPASSSEADSWAAQAASIQYAVTNPLHFIKSKDSEPYSWTLTSNDSKYEDITGSFWPNAAKHPGKTLHDPCPEGWMLPVWKNNLSPWSPLTPGVWNKNTNDYYWPAYGYYMITGRVRFNTGLFTDVGKIGALYAGEPTGPKTRALLLQPENYMNPDNNYSRGSALPVRCVRE, encoded by the coding sequence ATGAAATTTTATCCTTTTTGTTTATTGGCTTTCGCGTTGGCTGTCTCTTCCTGCCGGACCGATGAAAACGTCCTGCCTGTCGGACAATTTCCGGATGACGGTCGTATTCATTTTACAATAGGAACAGCGCCTTTAACACGTGTCACTACTGGCGATGATTTCAAAACGGTTTTTGACGAAGGCGATGAAATCGGTCTTTTTGTTGTCAGTCGTTCCGTCGATGCAGAAAAGAAACTTCTTCCTTCGGGAAATTATGTTGATAATCGGAAACTCCGGTTTTCCGCCGGGCAGTGGACCTTGGAAGGCGAACCGATCTATTATCCGGACGACATGGTTCTGGATTTTTATGCCTATTACCCGTATTCAAAAGACGTGGATCCGACAGCGATCGTTTACGATGCGACACAATCGGTCTACGACCTGATGAGTGCGCGGACACCCAACGTAGAAGCCTCTACCACTCCCGTGCAACTGCTATTCCAGCATAAATTGGCCTTGGTCGAGGTCATTATCAAGGACCGCGGTAGTTCGGTAACAATGCAGCATGTCATTCCAACTGCGACATTGGATCTTTCTGCTCCGGAGCAGGAGGAAATGACGCTCGGTGATGAAGAGACACGCACGGATTTCGTATTTCCGGTCCATGATTATAAACGGGCGATCTTCCGTGCATATCTTCCGGCCCAGTCCATCGCCGAAGGGGAACTGCTACAGATCGGTTCCGGAACTCAAACACCCAAATATGCGGTCGAGGCGTATCAACTTACTGCAGGAATGGCCAAACGTTACACGATTTCGACAAAAATACCTGATATAGACCGGATGCCCAACTGCTATATGGTCGCTCCGGGTGGAACAGTCGATATTCCGGTGAAAAAAGCCTATGAGGTTTGGCGTCAGGAGTCCTATCTGGCAAGCGCCAAACCCGATTTGACCGGTGACCTGACAGCGGAACTTCTTTGGATGGATACTGATGGCCTTGTACCGTCCGGAGGAGTGACGCTACTGAAAAACGAAACCGATATCGAACAGAGCGTCGTCCATGTAACTACGGCCGCCGGCAAATCCGGTAACGCGACCATCATTGTAAAGATTGGAGGGACAATTCGTTGGACTTGGCATATATGGGTGACGGATTATGATCCTGATAATGGCGGCAAGACGTACGAATATGACAATAACATGGACGGAACGACCGATTTCGTATTCATGGATCGCAATCTTGGAGCGTTGGGAACTACTCCGGCCGATCCCTTGACGACTGGATGCTACTATCAGGGGGCCCGCTTTAATCCCTTTCCCGGGCCGGCCGATCTCGACTCAGAGTCACCCGAGTTCCGGAAACTCTACAGTCACGGAATGACGCCTCAGGTCAATACCTCGAAGACGGTGGTTGACCCTGCTTCGTCGAGCGAAGCAGATTCTTGGGCCGCACAGGCCGCCAGCATCCAATATGCGGTGACCAATCCGTTGCACTTCATCAAGAGTAAGGATTCGGAGCCCTACAGTTGGACTTTGACTTCGAACGACAGCAAATACGAGGACATTACCGGCTCCTTTTGGCCCAATGCAGCGAAACACCCCGGCAAGACGCTCCACGATCCCTGTCCCGAAGGGTGGATGCTTCCTGTTTGGAAAAACAACCTTTCGCCCTGGAGCCCCCTGACGCCCGGGGTTTGGAATAAGAATACGAACGACTACTACTGGCCCGCTTACGGTTACTATATGATTACCGGGCGCGTACGTTTCAATACAGGACTTTTCACCGACGTGGGGAAGATAGGTGCGCTCTATGCCGGCGAGCCGACGGGACCGAAAACCAGAGCTTTACTGCTTCAACCCGAGAACTACATGAATCCGGACAACAACTACAGCCGCGGCAGTGCATTGCCCGTACGATGTGTAAGAGAATAA
- a CDS encoding fimbrillin family protein produces MKQIYVIGILSLASSLFSACEDINEGGGKNYNTEVEVTFASKIVAYDSNDTEEWVGGESVGVFMKKNKAGFAAEDIVNGVSNRRLIADADGSLCVPENEPSIIFQQDASKVDFVLYHPWLEILPENGIPVDVSNPENKEKYGTLYSNNATGKYKSQSPVKVEFRHIPAKIILEMTNGTGVEAEDLRSLQVEARGVYTAGLLALDTGIVTPAGNIGTISVPVSDDGRHAEYVVLPTNELPSSGRDLRFTFTVKDIDIAQTYRFDENLRFEMGKQYTLDVVIANPGIEVTIRTIEDWIVDDETGDAVL; encoded by the coding sequence ATGAAACAGATATATGTAATCGGCATATTAAGTTTGGCCAGCAGTCTTTTTTCTGCTTGTGAGGATATCAATGAAGGCGGTGGAAAAAATTACAATACGGAAGTAGAGGTGACATTCGCATCCAAGATCGTTGCCTATGACTCAAATGATACCGAAGAGTGGGTTGGCGGTGAATCCGTAGGTGTTTTTATGAAAAAAAATAAAGCGGGTTTCGCTGCGGAAGATATCGTCAATGGCGTATCAAACCGTCGTTTGATAGCCGATGCCGACGGTTCGTTATGTGTGCCGGAAAATGAACCGTCTATTATTTTTCAGCAGGACGCCAGCAAGGTCGATTTTGTACTTTACCATCCCTGGTTGGAGATATTGCCTGAGAACGGTATTCCGGTCGATGTCAGCAATCCGGAAAACAAGGAGAAATACGGAACGCTTTACAGTAACAACGCTACGGGCAAGTACAAGAGCCAGAGTCCGGTAAAGGTTGAATTCCGGCACATTCCGGCAAAGATCATACTCGAAATGACAAACGGCACAGGTGTCGAAGCGGAAGATTTGCGGTCGTTGCAGGTCGAGGCGAGGGGAGTGTATACGGCTGGATTACTCGCTTTGGATACCGGAATCGTAACTCCTGCCGGGAATATTGGCACAATATCCGTTCCGGTTTCTGACGACGGCCGACACGCCGAGTACGTGGTATTGCCAACAAACGAACTTCCCTCTTCCGGCCGTGACTTGAGATTTACCTTTACCGTAAAGGATATCGATATCGCGCAGACGTATCGTTTTGACGAAAACTTGCGATTCGAGATGGGCAAGCAATACACGTTGGATGTGGTAATCGCAAATCCGGGAATCGAAGTGACAATCCGGACAATCGAAGATTGGATCGTGGACGACGAAACCGGTGATGCCGTGTTATGA
- a CDS encoding RNA polymerase sigma-70 factor yields MAEQVNQYELGLLSEMKRGSQSAFSVLFGIYYADLLLYCGTFIRERKECEDIVQDIFYKLWNDRRELKIDTSLKAYLLRAVRNGCFDVFRHRKIERNHVCAITATPSAGNLETENYVLYSDLQSRLDEVLEQLDEKAAEAFRMNRFENLKYREIAERLQVSERTVEVRIGKALEFIRSHLHDFAMLLFFIGPF; encoded by the coding sequence ATGGCAGAACAAGTCAATCAATATGAACTGGGGTTGTTGAGCGAGATGAAACGGGGCAGCCAAAGCGCATTTTCAGTCCTGTTCGGTATTTATTATGCCGATCTGCTCCTTTATTGTGGTACGTTTATCCGGGAACGAAAGGAATGTGAAGATATCGTACAAGATATTTTTTATAAATTGTGGAACGATCGAAGGGAACTGAAAATCGACACCTCTTTGAAGGCCTATCTTTTACGAGCTGTACGCAATGGTTGTTTCGATGTTTTCCGCCATAGGAAAATTGAGCGAAACCATGTCTGTGCCATAACGGCAACACCCTCTGCCGGAAATTTGGAAACTGAAAATTACGTGCTTTATTCCGACCTGCAAAGCCGGCTCGACGAAGTGTTGGAACAGCTTGATGAAAAGGCTGCCGAAGCATTTCGAATGAACCGTTTCGAGAATCTCAAGTACCGTGAGATTGCCGAACGACTGCAAGTCTCCGAGCGAACCGTTGAGGTCCGAATAGGAAAAGCATTGGAATTTATCCGCAGTCACCTTCACGATTTTGCCATGCTGCTTTTTTTCATTGGCCCGTTCTGA
- a CDS encoding FecR family protein, giving the protein MDYMDTENKHIEVLIARFLAGDAAREELDELTAWIDRNQENLAYFLKMKNIWDTTHPAFDPRSIHAGEALNDLWIRIGKARRERMGRMLVGIWSRIAAVIALPLLAATVWMGVQHIRRNNHEVAYQEVTVLYGTRSTVTLSDGSTVWLNGGSRLKYPVSFGRNVRTVEMDGEAYFKVTADKESPFIVRTARADVTAVGTEFNVEAYSGDSLLAVTLAEGGVEVALPGTSEMLKPRERLVYDASTGRHSIYLGDTYKWCAWKDGVLAFRNDPLNYVFKRLGQTYNIDFIVDKSIEDHIYYATFEGESLDKILSLLEKSAPIRFRRLSEETEKNDFSHRQRIEVKIRE; this is encoded by the coding sequence ATGGATTACATGGATACGGAAAATAAACATATCGAAGTATTGATCGCCCGTTTTTTGGCAGGCGACGCTGCACGGGAAGAGTTGGATGAACTTACGGCTTGGATTGACCGCAATCAGGAAAACTTAGCCTATTTCCTGAAAATGAAAAATATATGGGATACAACCCATCCGGCGTTCGATCCCCGGAGCATCCATGCAGGAGAGGCTTTAAACGATCTCTGGATACGGATCGGCAAGGCTCGTCGGGAACGCATGGGACGAATGTTGGTAGGAATCTGGTCGCGGATAGCAGCCGTAATCGCTTTGCCTCTGCTGGCAGCCACGGTCTGGATGGGCGTTCAGCACATTCGCCGCAACAATCATGAAGTGGCTTATCAAGAGGTGACAGTCCTTTATGGAACCCGTTCCACAGTGACACTCTCCGACGGTTCGACCGTGTGGCTCAATGGCGGCAGCCGACTGAAATATCCGGTCTCGTTCGGACGGAATGTACGGACGGTCGAAATGGATGGCGAGGCCTATTTCAAGGTCACGGCAGACAAAGAATCGCCTTTCATTGTACGTACGGCTCGTGCCGATGTGACGGCTGTCGGCACGGAGTTCAATGTCGAAGCCTACTCGGGTGACAGCTTGCTGGCCGTAACATTGGCCGAAGGGGGGGTGGAAGTGGCGTTGCCGGGGACTTCGGAAATGCTGAAACCACGTGAACGGCTGGTCTATGATGCCAGCACCGGACGCCATAGTATCTATCTCGGCGATACCTATAAGTGGTGTGCCTGGAAGGATGGTGTGCTGGCTTTCCGCAATGATCCGTTGAATTATGTCTTCAAACGCTTGGGGCAGACTTATAACATCGATTTTATCGTGGATAAATCGATTGAGGACCATATTTATTATGCTACGTTCGAAGGCGAATCGTTGGACAAGATACTCAGCCTGCTTGAGAAAAGTGCACCGATTCGTTTCCGCAGACTTTCGGAAGAAACCGAAAAGAACGATTTTAGCCATCGACAACGAATCGAAGTTAAAATCAGAGAATAG
- a CDS encoding TonB-dependent receptor: MILPIPTIRRGARHIIPLCRLFLAIAVCLMLGTRSATAQNKSITLHVNNINIAEVLTQIEQQSGYRFLYNKNLVDVDKIVTMSVHEGAIEEILNKLFAGTNITYSIDGRQIVLKQTLAEREDIHVPSVCGRITDASGMPIVGAAVLVKGTSRGVISDTDGRYEIASGANETLVFTCLGYVTAEIAVDSRTRIDIRLEEETQDLEQVVVIGYGTALKKDLTGSVSSIQGDVIADRKVSQLSSALQGSMPGVMVTRDNSAPGSQSSIRIRGITTIGDSSPLVIVDGVPVENINDINPNDVESITVLKDAASASIYGSRAAAGVLLITTKRAHTNELALNYTFEYGVDMPTRMPEYVGVTRFMEMTNELRWNDAGNGSDHYPAYAASMIKNYMHYHRENPDVYPNTNWRDLLMKDSAPKQMHMFSISGGTDRIRTKATFGYDRVEGLYENRSYERFTVRMNNDIKINDFISGAFDVNVKRSYALSPVSDPMPAVYMASPVYAAVWADGRIADGKSGDNAYAALLYGGTTKQNYNQVGGKIALYITPLRGLKLSAIVAPTYNDSKTKKFTKRIEYYAADDPLEFMGTISGHAATRLDEGRSDSHNITTQFFANYDRTFGRHTLSLTAGYEGYTYFNEDLTAARDNYELTQYPYLDRGSEDYQFNSGSAYHRSYQSFFGRVMYNFGNKYLIQANIRCDRSSRFDKDHRTGFFPSVSGGWVLTEEKFFRNFGLRPLTYLKLRASYGTLGNDRVGNYPYLPLLNYTNGLFYNNGQITSEMTAAQWQYAIRDITWETTKTLGLGLDAALFRDRLRLTADYYYKITKDMILNIDIPDYVGYDDPEQNTGKMKTTGFELELGWHDRIGEWSYGVTAHLSDFKSVMGYLGGTQFLGDQVKMLGSYFNEWYGYRSDGLFQSQEEIDNYPVMNSSVRPGDIKYLKKDPNDTTPLSPDKDRVLLGNSQPRYQYGATVSAGWKGIDLNVVIQGVGYQLCRVTPEMVMPLRDNWGNIPRVIDGKYWSHYNTPEQNLKAKYPRLTYAQKDYNYAALSDFWLFDGAYFRLKNITLGYTLPAHITEKVRIRKLRFYVSANDILCFSRFPRGWDPEVGSSSYPITSSVIGGVSVNF; this comes from the coding sequence ATGATTTTACCTATTCCAACTATCCGCAGAGGAGCCCGGCATATCATTCCGTTATGCCGCTTATTCCTCGCTATTGCAGTTTGCCTGATGCTGGGGACAAGGTCCGCTACGGCGCAAAACAAGAGTATCACTCTGCATGTGAACAACATCAATATCGCTGAGGTGTTGACACAAATCGAGCAACAGAGCGGTTACCGTTTCCTATACAACAAAAATCTGGTCGATGTAGACAAAATCGTAACCATGTCTGTGCATGAGGGCGCTATTGAGGAAATCCTTAACAAGCTCTTTGCCGGGACGAATATTACTTATTCAATCGATGGTCGGCAAATCGTGCTCAAACAAACCCTTGCCGAAAGAGAAGACATACATGTGCCGTCGGTGTGCGGTCGTATTACCGACGCATCGGGCATGCCAATAGTCGGAGCGGCAGTTTTGGTGAAAGGGACCTCCCGAGGTGTGATTTCCGATACGGATGGCCGTTACGAAATCGCATCCGGTGCAAATGAAACGTTGGTCTTTACCTGTTTGGGATACGTCACAGCCGAGATAGCCGTAGATAGCAGGACCCGGATCGACATCCGGCTTGAGGAAGAGACCCAGGATCTCGAGCAGGTCGTAGTCATCGGATACGGCACGGCGCTCAAAAAAGACCTGACAGGTTCCGTCAGCTCGATTCAGGGCGACGTGATTGCCGACCGGAAGGTTTCCCAGCTTTCATCGGCCTTGCAGGGCTCGATGCCCGGCGTTATGGTGACTCGGGACAACAGCGCTCCCGGCTCACAGAGTTCGATTCGTATTCGCGGTATTACGACGATCGGCGATAGCAGTCCGCTGGTGATCGTTGACGGTGTGCCTGTCGAGAATATCAATGACATCAATCCCAATGATGTGGAAAGTATTACGGTACTTAAGGACGCAGCCTCGGCCTCCATTTACGGATCGCGCGCTGCGGCCGGCGTGCTCCTGATTACGACTAAACGGGCACACACTAACGAATTGGCTCTTAACTATACATTCGAATATGGTGTCGATATGCCCACACGGATGCCTGAATACGTCGGAGTGACGCGTTTCATGGAGATGACTAACGAATTGCGCTGGAACGATGCTGGCAATGGTTCGGACCATTATCCGGCTTACGCAGCCTCGATGATCAAGAATTACATGCACTATCACCGGGAAAATCCGGATGTTTATCCGAATACCAATTGGCGGGATCTGTTAATGAAAGACAGCGCACCTAAACAGATGCATATGTTCAGTATTTCGGGTGGTACGGACCGAATTCGAACGAAAGCCACTTTCGGGTATGATCGTGTCGAGGGACTATATGAGAACCGGAGCTATGAGCGTTTTACGGTTCGGATGAACAACGATATCAAGATCAATGATTTCATATCCGGCGCTTTCGATGTTAACGTCAAACGGTCTTATGCACTGTCTCCTGTGTCAGATCCCATGCCGGCTGTTTACATGGCATCTCCGGTCTATGCAGCTGTGTGGGCGGACGGACGGATCGCTGACGGAAAATCGGGGGATAACGCGTATGCCGCATTGTTGTACGGAGGCACCACCAAACAGAATTATAATCAGGTCGGCGGCAAGATTGCCCTCTATATCACTCCGCTGCGTGGACTGAAACTTTCGGCAATTGTCGCTCCTACCTACAACGATTCCAAGACCAAAAAATTCACCAAACGCATCGAGTACTATGCCGCTGACGATCCCTTGGAGTTCATGGGTACCATCAGCGGACACGCTGCGACCCGGTTGGACGAAGGTCGTTCCGACTCCCACAATATCACGACCCAGTTCTTCGCCAACTACGACCGTACTTTCGGCCGCCATACCTTGAGCCTGACAGCCGGATACGAAGGTTATACGTATTTCAATGAGGATTTGACCGCGGCACGCGACAACTACGAACTGACACAGTATCCTTACCTCGACCGGGGTTCCGAGGACTATCAGTTCAATAGCGGTTCTGCCTACCACCGCAGCTACCAGTCGTTTTTTGGACGGGTGATGTATAATTTCGGCAACAAATACCTCATCCAGGCCAACATTCGCTGCGACCGTTCCTCACGCTTCGACAAGGACCACCGGACGGGTTTCTTCCCGTCGGTTTCTGGAGGCTGGGTGCTCACCGAAGAGAAATTCTTCCGGAATTTCGGACTGCGACCACTGACTTATCTCAAGTTGCGTGCATCCTATGGTACGTTGGGAAATGACCGCGTAGGCAACTATCCCTATTTGCCGTTGCTGAATTATACGAACGGTTTGTTCTACAACAACGGGCAGATCACCTCCGAAATGACCGCAGCCCAGTGGCAATATGCCATCCGCGATATCACATGGGAGACGACCAAGACATTGGGACTCGGTCTCGATGCGGCTTTATTCCGCGACCGCCTGCGTCTGACGGCAGATTATTACTACAAGATCACCAAAGACATGATCCTCAATATCGATATTCCCGACTACGTAGGTTATGACGATCCTGAACAAAACACCGGAAAGATGAAAACGACCGGATTCGAACTCGAATTGGGATGGCATGACCGTATTGGCGAATGGTCCTATGGCGTGACGGCACACCTTTCGGATTTCAAATCCGTGATGGGGTATCTGGGCGGTACGCAGTTTCTGGGGGATCAGGTTAAAATGTTGGGGAGCTATTTCAACGAATGGTACGGTTACCGTAGCGACGGCTTGTTCCAATCGCAGGAGGAAATCGACAACTATCCCGTTATGAACAGCAGCGTCAGGCCGGGAGATATCAAATATCTCAAAAAAGACCCGAACGACACTACGCCGCTATCGCCCGACAAAGACCGGGTTTTATTGGGTAATTCCCAACCTCGTTATCAGTATGGAGCGACGGTTTCAGCCGGGTGGAAAGGTATTGATCTGAATGTCGTAATCCAGGGAGTCGGTTACCAGCTCTGCCGTGTTACGCCAGAAATGGTCATGCCCCTGCGCGACAACTGGGGCAATATCCCGAGAGTGATCGATGGCAAATATTGGAGCCATTACAATACGCCGGAACAGAATCTCAAAGCCAAATATCCCCGTCTGACCTATGCGCAGAAGGATTACAACTATGCTGCGCTATCCGACTTTTGGCTGTTCGACGGAGCTTATTTCCGGTTGAAAAACATAACGCTGGGTTATACTCTGCCTGCGCATATCACAGAAAAAGTCCGTATTCGTAAACTGCGCTTCTATGTAAGCGCCAACGACATCCTTTGTTTCAGTCGTTTCCCGAGGGGATGGGATCCTGAAGTGGGCTCTTCGTCCTATCCGATCACTTCGTCGGTCATCGGTGGAGTCTCTGTTAATTTTTAA
- a CDS encoding RagB/SusD family nutrient uptake outer membrane protein: MSCGCAELDLYPLDTGSSDSWYRNESEIQMSIMGLYRTDFWPIDDTRWSDDHQSRTTLNIITGGTINSETGEVATRWQNAYKAIARANTLLEKLENAEALGIVPEQAALYRAQTLFARAGQYAILTTYFGDVPYVEKQLTIEEAFKIGRTDRAEIMEHVYRDFDEAARILPLSYDNGPELATKGAAYALKARYALYNEDWEIAAEAARNCMELEVYSLYPDFSELFLASTKKASENIFSWPRSIELNQILSTGQVMGYVTRNRGGYASEYPTWELFCSFLCTDGKPIDESPLFDPHNPFRNRDPRCAATIVEFETEHLGVLYDPNPLTTSVWNSITQREVTNQDTRGVNTYASYNGLVLKKGVDEAYVNDNTFKVDPDRVFIRLADVMLIYAEAMIEANQIDQTVLDAINRVRARAYKVDYTDVASYPAVTTTDRDELRRIVRTERRMEFAFEGGRYMDLIRWKLAEKTLNLADYGLLDKTELIEKVVEPGLWFYPFTPQIDEDGVADFKPMYDAGLVKLITQRNFDPSKHYLWPIPSREVITNPNLGQNDNY, from the coding sequence ATGTCTTGCGGATGTGCCGAGTTGGACCTTTATCCATTGGATACTGGTTCCAGCGATTCGTGGTACCGCAACGAGAGCGAGATACAGATGTCCATCATGGGACTCTATCGAACCGATTTCTGGCCGATCGACGACACGAGATGGAGCGATGACCATCAATCTCGCACTACATTGAACATCATCACTGGTGGTACGATCAACAGTGAGACCGGCGAGGTGGCTACTCGCTGGCAAAATGCCTATAAGGCGATCGCCCGGGCCAACACGTTGCTTGAAAAACTTGAAAACGCCGAGGCGCTGGGCATTGTTCCCGAGCAGGCCGCGCTCTATCGTGCGCAGACTCTCTTCGCCCGTGCGGGTCAGTACGCCATTCTGACTACCTACTTCGGCGACGTGCCCTACGTCGAAAAGCAACTCACCATTGAGGAGGCCTTCAAAATCGGTCGGACCGATCGAGCTGAGATCATGGAGCACGTATACCGCGATTTCGACGAGGCGGCCCGCATATTGCCGTTGAGCTACGACAACGGCCCCGAACTGGCGACCAAGGGTGCGGCCTACGCTCTCAAGGCTCGTTATGCGCTGTACAACGAGGATTGGGAGATCGCGGCCGAGGCGGCCCGCAACTGTATGGAGCTGGAAGTATATTCACTCTATCCCGACTTTTCGGAGTTGTTCCTCGCTTCGACGAAAAAGGCTTCAGAAAATATTTTTTCCTGGCCTCGTTCGATTGAATTGAACCAGATCCTGAGTACCGGGCAAGTGATGGGTTATGTAACGCGCAACCGGGGCGGCTATGCATCGGAGTATCCCACCTGGGAACTTTTCTGTTCATTCCTCTGCACCGATGGCAAGCCGATCGACGAGTCGCCGCTCTTCGATCCGCATAACCCTTTCCGCAATCGCGATCCGCGCTGCGCCGCGACGATCGTCGAGTTCGAGACTGAACACCTGGGTGTGCTGTACGACCCCAATCCACTGACCACAAGCGTTTGGAATTCGATCACGCAGCGCGAGGTGACCAACCAGGACACCAGAGGGGTGAATACCTACGCCTCCTACAACGGTCTTGTACTTAAGAAAGGCGTCGACGAAGCCTATGTCAACGACAATACTTTCAAGGTCGATCCCGACCGCGTATTCATCCGCCTGGCCGATGTGATGCTGATTTATGCGGAAGCGATGATCGAAGCCAACCAGATTGACCAAACGGTTCTTGACGCCATCAACCGGGTACGCGCCCGCGCCTATAAGGTCGATTATACCGATGTCGCTTCCTATCCGGCTGTAACGACTACCGATCGTGACGAATTGCGGCGCATTGTGCGCACGGAGCGTCGTATGGAGTTCGCTTTCGAGGGAGGTCGCTACATGGATCTCATTCGCTGGAAACTGGCCGAGAAGACGCTCAACCTGGCCGATTACGGTTTGCTGGACAAGACCGAACTGATCGAAAAGGTCGTCGAGCCCGGCCTCTGGTTTTACCCTTTCACACCGCAAATCGACGAGGATGGCGTGGCCGATTTCAAACCTATGTACGATGCTGGGCTGGTGAAACTCATCACGCAGCGTAATTTTGACCCCTCGAAGCACTATCTTTGGCCGATACCTTCGCGCGAGGTGATCACCAACCCCAACCTGGGTCAGAACGATAATTATTAA